The genomic region aggggaaaggaaaggggaaaggaaaggggaaaggaaaggggaaaggaaaggggaaaggaaaggaaaggaaaggaaaggaaaggaaaaaggaaaaaggaaaaaggaaaaagaagaaaaaagaaaaaagaaaaaagaaaaaagaaaaaagaaaaaagaaaaaagaaagaaaaaagaaaaaagttggggtgggggaaaggaCGAGGGGGAAAActaagggagagaaaaggggaaagacGAGGGCAACAGCAGGGGGAGGGGGCAAAAAAAAGCGAGCAGCAAATGGAAAGaaggaagcaaaaggaaaacaaaactggtTTTTGGGGgtcaaaaagcagcagagctgccttggCCGGGGCAGATTGCGACAGCGGGAAGGGGCAGAGCCGCGtctgcccggccccgctcggccctTCCCGGCACCGCCAGAGCCCGGCTGGTGATTGGCGATTGTCCCCTCCCCGAGCACCGAGCGGCTGATGAGGGCAGAAGGGTGAAGGCAAAtctgtttaattaattaattaattaattaatcaccACGCTCGATTATGATGCCAACATTAGAGGAGCTGCACGGCGCTGTTAGACAGGGAGATGCTGCATTTAAAGAAGTTGTAATTTATGGTTTTTAAAAGGTCTGAGCCCAATTTATGGTTTTAAAAGGTCAGAGCCCACTGCACTGATGGGTTCCCTGCCTCTTGGCCACGGCCCCCACCCCATGGACTCCCCCAAGGAACCCCCCATGGCCCCTGCCCTACACGGGCACACCTGAGCCCTTGTGCAAGCCCCATGTGCCACCAGGTGAGTGTGGAACaaagctcccagagctgccagccatCTCCATCAGGGTTTCTTTGCCCTGGGGGGGAATGCCatgtcctgctgccctcagtgTCCCCGAGGTCTCCAAACACACCTGAGGCTGCTGAGCGCTTTGCCAGGCACCCACAAAATTAATTGCAGTTTCTGAGAACAAAAGCCTGCACTGGGGAAGCATGAGGTTGGAGCAAGAGGGGGGTGTTTCCTCCTTTTGTGCTGGAGAAATCCAAGATTTTGCAAGTTGGATTTCCTCCACCTGCTGTTGCTTCATGCCTGAGCAAACAGCCCAGCAGCGGAACAGGGACGCCGGTGCTGGGGATGTCCGGCCTTGCTGCAGCCCTATATaagggacagagctgagctggcagagcaggagcatcctCCTGGACAGCCAGGAGATGTTGGCCACCCTCGCcctcctcctggggctgcccctggccctggccagcgagccccagagctgcacctcGCTCGTCCCCATCACCTTCAACAGCACCACCATCCCTCAGGTAAGCCCTGCCTCAGCCAAGGCACCATCCTCTCCTTTCCTGTCAGCCCCCAGCCCTTATGGACACAGGAGGAGGTCATGGGAGAACCATTGGCAGCTCAGTGTTTAGCTCATTGCCTGTCCATGCTTGTTTTCCTAAAAAAGATCCCGGCTGCTGCACAGAGAAGGGGTGAAGCCTTGAGCTCTGCACCCATCATCTCATGACCAGGCACTTCTGGGGGGTTCCTGCTTCCATCTCCCAGCAAaccaggctgggcagcaccaTCCCAATGCCTCACCACTCTATTTTAAGTCCTTCAAGTGGTGGTGGCTCAGGTCACGGGTCTCCATCCGCAAACCCTTCACTGCATAAACAGAATTTAATCCCTCGGGAGCTTTTAATGGGAGGAAAGCAATgacagcctggcctggagcaggagaaacAGCATTGCAGAAAGAACTGGCCAtgctgagagctggagcagtgccTTAACAGGAAGGGGACAAAGCCCAGGGACCCCTACCCAGGGCAGTGGCTACacctgctcctggcctgggacatcagacacagcctctgctctccctcacgGGGTGCCTGggggtgagcctggcacagcctctccaactccccctctctgctcccctctgcagctcctgggacagtgGTTCTACATCGCTGGTGCCTCCAGGTACCCCCCtcacctggcagagctgagagcGGTGACATTTGaggctttttccttctctcctggcAGCCACAAGGACGAGCTCAACATCACTGAAATCATAAGGATGTAAGGACAGGGATCCATGCCCTGATCTGgctcccccatccccaggggcATTTCCAACCTCTGGGCTGAGACACCCCACAAATtcagggctggagagcagctgtgccacatTTAGGgaagctctgcagccctgctcatgTTCCAAGTCCCTCAGGTTTGGCTGGGGCAAGCTGGGGGGTGTTTGCTCCCTCTGACCTCTCTGCCCCACAGGAATGAGACCTGTGTGGTGAGGAACTTCAGCAAGATCCAGGTCTTCCACGAGAACTCCACCCTGGTGCATGGTAAAGCTccactgggatgggatgggataatggggtGGGGATGGATAATGGGGTGGGATAATGGGGTGGGATAATGGGGGACTCAGCCAGCCCTTGAACCCTCCTgcttctccccccccccccagtatGTGACACCCTGAGCCTTTTGCACCTAAAATCGTGTCTGgaggtggagaaaaaaaatttcttccacCACACAGCACATCTATGGCAGCACTGTGGGACCAGAGTGGCCCCCACTGAGATGAGTGGCAAGGATGGAAGCAGATGAGGCTCAGCATGGGGTGGATCCTGACCAGTGGGGAAATCTGACTGTCTCCATCTCTCCCAGTTGATGATAACGGGGGTGGCTTCCATGGCCAGACTGATCCAAAGTGACAAAGACCTGCTGATCCTGAACCACATCAACATTGACTCCCCAAATCTGAGTCTCTCAGGTGAGCAGATGCTTCCCCAGGGACAGATCAAGGGGCATGGACATCTCCAGTGCTCACAAGCAGGGCAATAAACCCCTTTTCCTCTTGTACAGAGAGGGGAAAGATGAGGGCAGGCAGTGAGCTCCCCATCTGCACTGCAGGGATCACCCAGGAGCAAAGCAACACTAAAACtccatttccttccctccctttccatttctctgaCAGCAAGGACACCCAACGTGAGCAAGGAGCACTTGGAGGAGTTCAAAGcccacctgcagtgcctgggcttCACTGAGCAGGAGGTGTTCTACGCTTCCACAGAGGTACAAACCCCTCCTGGGCCGGGTgagccccaggccaggctctgttcccagctgggatggggctctggggggatgTGAGTTTAGaccccccagcacagcttccccTGCTGTGCATCCCCACTCCCCCTCaggcccctgccccagccattCCTGGGCTTGGGGTgagccccaggagctgatctctcctctgtcccaggagctgctctcttcTCTCCCCCAGGAGCTCATCTCTGCTCTCCCCCAGGAGCtcatctctcctctctcccagagctgatctctcctctcccccaggagctcatctctcctctcccccaggagctgctctctcctctgtcccagagctcatctctgctctgtcccaggagctcatctctgctctcccccaggagctcatctctgctctcccccaggagctcatctctgctctgtcccaggagctcatctctgctctcccccaggagctcatctctcctctcccccaggagctcatctctcctctcccccaggagctgctctctcctctgtcccagagctcatctctgctctgtcccaggagctcatctctgctctcccccaggagctgctctctcctctctcccaggagctgctctctgctctcccccaggagctgctctctcctctctcccaggagctgctctctgctctcccccaggagctcatctctcctctcccccaggagctgctctctcctctgtcccaggagctgctctctgctctcccccaggagctcatctctgctctgtcccaggagctcatctctcctctcccccaggagctcatctctcctctcccccaggagctcatctctcctctgtcccagcagctcatctctcctctctcccccagcacgcctgtcccctgcctggggATGAAGACAATGCAGATCCTCAGCTGGGGTAACCCCATGGACCGGgtcagctgctccatcctcatcctcctccaggctcagcacagcctcagaACCTCTTATCCTATTTTTCCTGTCCATGTTTTGGTTTTCACCCAGTTTCACTGTTCTCAGCTGAGCCCAAAATAAACTCCTGTGTTTCACCCActggctgttcctgctccatctcctctgggacaccctcctgcctgccctgcccatggTGCTGCATCTCCAAACCCACCCAGGGCTGTGAAATGCTCCAGACAAAACCCAGCCAGGGCCAAGCGTGGCAGTGggcacagaggcacagccctcatgccagctctggggtggcagGGGACCCTCCCAGCCTCAGGACATTGGGACACgagcccccagccctcaggGTGACACACAAACCTGCCAAGCCCCCCGAGCCTCCCCCAccacagcactcccagcacCTGAGCATCCCCACCCTCCATTTTCGAGCCAAACCCCACCAGGCTCCATCTACACCAATCTCACCTCAAACTAcaattttttacctttttctgaTTCTCCTTATCCCACTGCAGAGGAGTGTGGGGCAACTGAACAAGCAGCTGCATCATACAGCATTTGGCTGGGGCTAACACACCATCAAGTTATCCTATCAAGGGTAATTTCCAGAAGAAATCCCCATAAagttaaaaaagtaaaattcatgCAGTGGACACAAActgtgtcttcttttttttttttttttgtctcgTACTAAATCATTGCAAATACTGACCCTTTGAGAGTAACAGCCCAGTGAATAGGAAATCAGTGACAAGGACTCTTATTTTAGCATAAGGAAAGCTAACTTTACTCTCAGATAAAATCATCCAGGCATAGATGTTTTAGCAGGGAAGAGCAATTACCTGCCAGCACAGAATTCGTTTCTACTTTTCCAAACCCATCTCTTCTTTAAGTAAATTGGCTTGGCTGAGAAATCAAGAGGATAACAATTTCTTGTTCACATCTTTCCCAGTACAGCTGCAGTGACAAAAGGTGACACTGCACcttccccaggtgtccctgaggaggggaaaggggagaggatGGGAAAAACCATCCCCCAGAGCCAGACCAAAGCGTTCAGGGAGGctcagagaggaaaaggcaCCCCAAATGCCAGAGAAACAGGACCTGCCTGTctgacacacagggacagcagcaggacagggaggggcaggagctgcactggggatGTGTCCAACAGCACAGGAGTGACCCCTGAAGCCCCTAAACACCACTTTTAATGCCAAGGAGAGCAAAAGCACCTTCTCTTCAAAGCCCCCTTGTGTGGAATTGCAGGCAACCCCAACaaggggagagatgagaatcttgactccatgtttcagaaggctgattaattattttattatatatattatattaaaagaaaatgatatattaaagCTACACTAAAAGAAcaggagaaaggatttcatcagaaggctagcaaggaatagaaagaatggaatgataataaaatcttgtgactgctcccagcctcgacacaggtggctgtcattggtcatcaagtaaaaacaatttcacatgctgggtaaacaattctccaaatcatattccaaagcagcaaaacatggagaagctgaagcttctcaggagaaaagatcctggcaaaaggatttttcataaaatatgtctgtgacaccctTGGGCTTTGGCTGAGATTGGGATGGGGGGGGTCTGCAGccaaaccagcactgggagggactgcaCATCTCAACAGCAGAGCAAGAGGTGACTACAGCAGCTGCTCACGGGGGAAAATGGGCAGATTTAGGGCAGGCTGGAGTTTTAAATGCAGTAACTGCATCACCAGCTGTGGCATTCACATGCCCTCtgagcagagagaagctgtgagacgagcagagaaggaggaaaacacGATGCTTATCTcgcttgctgtgcctgtgttgtgacaaagtagaatgcaatatggagatagtttacccaaagtgaggatgttttgtCCTCTcggcctgtcagggccaagaAGTGTCTGTGTGTGGGACTGCCACGGGAGAGTGAGGAGAGAATCGGAGATGATGAGTGCAGTTCTGAGCAGTGTGAGCAAGAGCGAGTGCAGGGCAGATTCAGTTCAGGTACAAGGTACACAGTATAGCacaataaagtaattaattagccttctgatgatggagtcagatgcatcattctctctcccctttgATTTACAATGCCCAGCCGCCCGCTCCTACCGCAGCCGCATCCCGGCCGGGGCGAGCGCCAAGCCCGAGGCTCATCCCGGGCACCGCTTGCGACACAGGGGCAGATCCGGCCGGGCAcatcctgtcccctcccagcgGAGCCAGCAGCGCCTgtgtgtccgtctgtctgtccgtgCAGGGCTCGCACAGCCATGGGCCCGGCACTCGTGGccatcctggggctggcagcgctGCTGCCCGCGGCCGCGCTGCCCTGCGGAGCGCAGCGCCCGGACAGCGCCACGGCCTCCAAGGTAGGGGAGAAacacggggctggggctgcccccgctGCTGCCGGCCCcggggctctgctcagcctcgCTGGCCCCTGGGAAAGGGCACAACCCCACCGTGTGCCCCGGGAAAGGGAACAACCCCACCGTGCGCCCCCCGGGACGGGACACGGCCCCACCGGGcgcccctctgctcccccagcgCATCTGCCGAGGCGCTGTCGGTGAAACACCTGCAGCAAACGGGAAATGCTTAATGTCCAAAACACCCGGAATGACCCAATTTTCTCAGGTTCTCAGCAGTGACCTCGAAAGAAGGCGGGTGGGCTGGGCATTTCTGGGTGCAAATCCCCCGCGACAAAGCCGggctgtcctgtccctgccGCACCGCAGCCGGTGCCAGCACCCCTCCCAACCCCCACACccagctatttttttctttccccagttcATTCGCAAATATTTCACCTTATCGCTGCCAACGCAAGAGCCCTGGCAGGATATCCGAGAGCTAGCAGCGCTATCAATTTTGCCACGCGGAGGGTGGAAATCTCAGGGTTCCTCCTGCAAAcccacctgtcccctccctccccacagctgccgGGGACCTGGCTGTAcgtggcaggggctgcccagtTCCCCCAGCACCAGGTGGAGATGCTGCTCATCGACCACGCCTTGCTGCGCCTGGAGCCCGGGCCCGgcgggcaggagctgctcatcAGCCACTTCGTGGCCGTGT from Molothrus ater isolate BHLD 08-10-18 breed brown headed cowbird chromosome 20, BPBGC_Mater_1.1, whole genome shotgun sequence harbors:
- the LOC118693526 gene encoding alpha-1-acid glycoprotein 1-like; the encoded protein is MLATLALLLGLPLALASEPQSCTSLVPITFNSTTIPQLLGQWFYIAGASRYPPHLAELRAVTFEAFSFSPGSHKDELNITEIIRMNETCVVRNFSKIQVFHENSTLVHVGKSDCLHLSQLMITGVASMARLIQSDKDLLILNHINIDSPNLSLSARTPNVSKEHLEEFKAHLQCLGFTEQEVFYASTEHACPLPGDEDNADPQLG